The window GAGGGCGGGAATTCGGGGATCTTGAGGGCGGGGTTACGGGTGCTGGTGGCGGGGCGGTACCGGCTGCAGACGGTCATCGGGCGCGGCGGAATGGGCGAGGTCTGGCGAGGCCTCGACGAGGTGCTCGGCAGACCGATCGCGGTCAAACTGCTGCTGAACGACGGATCGGACGCCTCGGCCGAGGCCCGGTTCAGACTGGAGGCGCAGACGTCGGCCCGGCTGAACCACCCGCACGTGGTCGGCACGCTCGACTTCGGTGCGTGGGAGGACCGCTGCTTCCTCGTGATGGAACTGATCGAGGGCGACAGCCTGGCCGGTGAGCTGACCGCCGGCGGCCCGCTCACACCGGAACGGCTGGCCCAGGTGGCCCAGCACTCCGCGGAGGGCCTCGCCGCGGCGCACGCCCAGGGCATCGTGCACCGGGACGTCAAGCCCGGCAACCTGCTCAGCGACCAGCAGGGCAGCGTCCGCATCGCCGACTTCGGCATCGCCCGCTTCGTCGACGACCCCTCCGGCGCGCTCACCACCGCCGGACAGATCGTCGGCACCGGCCTCTACCTGGCGCCCGAACGCTGCATCGGCACCCCGGCGAGCGCGGCCTCCGACATGTACTCCCTGGGCTGCGTGCTCTACCACCTGTCCGTCGGCTCCCCGCCCTTCGAGGCGTCGACCGCGACCGCCCTGCTCTACCAGCACGTCGACGCCGCGCCCGTACCGCCGCACCAGCGGGGCGCGGCGCTGCCGCCCGCCTTCGAGGCGTACCTGCTGAGCATGCTGGCCAAACGGCCGGAGGAACGGCCCACGGCCCAGCAGGCCGCGGAGTGGTTCGCGGGCGGCGCGTGGCGCGGCGTGCCCGAGCCGCTTCCCCCGGAGCAGTGGGGTGGCGGCGGGGGCCACGGGCAGCACCGCGGTCCGAGCCAGCGCGGGACCGCCCCCTCGCACCGCCGCGCCGCCGCCGCTCCCGCCCCCGCACGTACCGGGGCCGCGTCAGGGGGCACCGCCATGGACTCCGGCGGCTGGAACACCAGCGTGCACCGGGTGCCCCCGCGCAGACCCGGCGTGCGCTCCTCGCTGCGCCGCCACTTCCGCGTGGCCGCCCTCGTGGGCGGCGCCGTCCTGTTCGTCTCCGCGGTGCTCGCCGGGATGTCGTGGTTCTAGCCCCTCCTACGGGTACGGCGGGACGGGCGCCCCTGGAGTCCGGACGGCGCGCTGAGTAGTCTCCGGCACATGCGGATCTCCGTCTCCTCGGACATGGCCGAACCCGTCGCCCGCTCACTGGTCGCCCTGCTGCGAGAGCGCGGGCACGAGGTGGTGGCCCACGGCGCGCTGCGCCCCGGGGACGACCCCCAGTGGGCGGCGTGTTCGGCCGCCGCGGCCCGTGATGTCGCCGAGGGGCGCTCGGACCAGGCCGTCGTGTGCTGCTGGACCGGCACGGGCGCGTCCATCGCCGCGAACAAGGTGCCGGGCGTACGGGCCGCTCTGTGCACCGACGCCTACACGGCGGACGGCGCCCGCCGCTGGAACGACGCCAATGTGCTGGCGCTCGGCCTGCGGCTGACCTCCGAACCGCTCCTCAAGGAGATCCTCGACGCCTGGTTCACCGCCGCGCCGAGCGAGGACGCCGAGGACCGGGAGAACGTCGCCCGCGTGGGACGCCTGGACCTCCGGCGGGACGAGACGCGGGGCGATCGGCCCTGAAGCCTCCCGGCTAGGGTCTTTCGTTTGGATCAGGCCGGATCAGGGAGCGGGGTCTGGTGCTGGGGGCACCTCCCACGCCGTTCAGGCAGTGGGGGAGCGTCGCAAGGCGGAGGAGGGCGGCAGGGCGGAGCCCTGCCAACCGACGACAACGCCGCTGGGGGTGCCCCCTGCTCGAAGAGCTTGGGGGAGCGGTGCCAGACCCCGCGAGCCCGGCATGATCCAAACGAGAGGCCCTAGGAAGGGCGGCTCGCCCCCGTGGCCCGTACGACCAGGTCGAGCGGGTCCTTCCGGAAGAGGGCGCGCCCGGCCGCGATCCGCTCCTCACGCGGTGCGCCCGGCGCCGTGAGGCGGGTCAGGGAGAGCAGCAGGGCGTCCGGGCCGGGTGCGTGGTCGCAGACGCCGAGGGCAGCCATACGGCGCACCCCCTCCGCCCCGTGTCCGGGCAGCGGGCGGTGACCGACGACGGGCAGGCCCGCGGCGAGCGCCTGCACGGCGGTCTGCCCGGCCGCGTTGTCCACCAGGGCGGCACACGCGTGCAGCAGCTCCGGCATGTCCGTCACCCAACCGGGGGTGAGCACACCCGGCACGCCGGACAGGGCCCGGCGGAGCCGTTCGTTGCGACCGCAGAGCACGACCGGCAGGAAGCCGTGCGCGACGAGCAGCCGGGCCGTGTCGGCCAGGCGGGTGCCGGCTCCCCAGGCCCCCGCGGAGACCAGCACCGCGGGCCGCCCCCCGCCGTACCGCTCCAGCCGGCGCCGCCATACGGCGGTGCCCGGCCCCGCCGCGAAGAACTCCGGTGCCACCACCGGACCGGCCGCCTCCGCCGCCCTCCCGGTGCCCCGCCGCACCTCCCCGGCGCTCTCGTCCGTGAGACACACATGCAGGTCGTTGCCCGGGTGCAGCCACTGCCGGTGCGCCGCGAAGTCGACGACGACCACCGCGCTGGGCACCCGCAGCGCGCCTCGCGCCCGGAGGTGACCGGTGAGCTGGGCCGCCAGATGGAAGACCGGCACCACCACATCGGGCTGCCACTCACCCACCAGGCTCAGCAGACGCCCACCGGCCAGCCGGGCCAGCGGAGTACCGCTCGGGCGCGGCCGGGGACCGGGCGCGAGGAACAGGTCGTAGATACCGGCGTACACCCAGGGGGCCTCGCGGACGACGGTCCGGTAGAAGCCGCGCAGACCGCTTCCCAGGCCGCCGGGCAGCAGGGCCAGTACGTCGACGACCTGGGCCTCCTTGCCCGCGGCGCAAGCTCGGCGGGCAAGCTCGGCGGCCACCGTGTCGTGGCCCGACCCCATGCTCGCGCTCAGCACGAGCAGCCGCCGCGTCTCCGGTGGGGACGTCAGGGCCGGCCGGACGGGCGCGCGGCGCGTTCCGGGCTCCTCGGCGGCGGGCAGCGGTGGCGGCACGGACGATTCGGACGACACTGGATGTGAGTAACCCTCACCCACCGCAGTCAAACGAACGGGCACACCCTTCCGCCCGTCCCACGTTTCGGGCACAGCCTCCGGGATACTTCACCACCCCGGAGGCCGTCCCGTACCGCCGGGGCCGCACCGGCGGCCCGCGGTCCGTCCGATCCTCGAGGTGCGTCCCGATGTCCCACGCCCCCTCCCGCGTACGGTCCGGCTCCGGCACGCCGGTCGAGGCACCGGCGGCGCCGAGCGCGGCGCCCGGCCGGACCGGCGGTGCCGCGGCGCCGGGCGGGGGCGCCCTGGTGACCGGCGCCTCGTCCGGGATCGGCGCGGCCGTGGCACGGCGGCTGGCCGCCGAGGGCGGCTGGCGCCTGGTGCTCAACGGGCGCGATCGCACCCGGTTGGAGGAGGTCGCCCGGGGCACCTCGGCCCTGGCCTATCCGGCGGACCTGTCCGGCCAGGGCGCCGAACGACGGCTGGCGGACTTCGCGCTCGACAGTATGGGAAGCGTCGACCTGCTGGTGGCGGGCGCGGGCATCGGGTGGGCCGGACCGTTCAGCACCATGCCGCAGCCCGCCATCGACGAGGTGTTCGACGTCAACGTACTGGCGACACTGCGCCTGGTCCGGCTGCTGCTGCCCCAGATGATCAGGCAGGGCACGGGCCGTGTGGTCATCATCGGCTCCCTGGCCGGCACGGTCGGCGTCCGCGACGAGGCCGTCTACTCCGCCGCCAAGGCCGCGCTGGGCGCCTTCGCCGACGCCGTGCGCTACGAGCTGCGCGGTACGGGGGTCGGCATCAGCCATGTGGTGCCCGGGGTGGTCGACACGCCGTTCTTCGACCGCCGCGGGGTGCCCTACCGGCGCTCCAGGCCCCGGCCCGTCCCGGCGAGCCGGGTCGCCGACGCGGTGTGGGAGGCGGTGTCGCGAGGCCGGGACGAGGTGTACGTCCCCGGCTGGACCCGCCTGCCCGGCCGAGTGCGCGGCGCCGCGCCCGGCCTGTACCGCCGCCTCGCCGCACGATTCGGGTGACGCTCGGGGTGAACGCGCTCACCATCGTCCTCGCACTGTTCGCCGCGTGCGCCAACGCCGCGGCCTCGGTCCTGATGAGGCGCGCTGCGACGGAGGCGCCGGACGGCGGGGGAGACGGCGCCCGTCGCCCGAGCGGGACGGCGGGCGATACGCCGGAGGACAGGCGCGGGGAGGGCGGCCGAGGCGGCCCCGCCACCCGAATGACGGACGGTGGAAACGGTCCGGCCGCTGTCCGCTCGCCGCATGCCGCCAAGGTCAGGCGGCGGCGGATCTGGCTGGGTGGGGCGGCCATGCTGGCGGTGTCCGCGGTTCTGCAGGCCGCCGCGCTGGCCGTCGGGAGCCTGTCACTCGTCCAGCCCCTCCTCGCGACCGAACTGCTGTTCACGCTGGCGATGGGCAGCATCGTCTTCCGCCGGCGGCCGGCCCGGATCACCTGGCTGTCGTTCCTCGCCCTGGCCGCCGGACTGGCCGTCTTCCTCGCCGCCGCCGCGCCGTCCGCCGGACGCGCCACGGCCGAGGGGGCGCGCTGGATCCCGGTCGGCGTCGCCGTGGTGTGCCTGGTCCTGTTGCTGATCGGCGTGGCGCGGCTGGTCAAGGGCCCGCCCCGGGCCGCCGTGCTCGGTCTGGCCTCGGCCGTGCTGTTCGCGGCGACGGCCGCCCTCCTCAAGGAGGTGACGGGCCTCTACCAGCAGGGCCTGGCCACGCTGGCGACGCACTGGACGCCGTACGCCACGGCTATCACCGGGCTGGCCGCCTTCGGACTGCTGCAGTGCGCCCTCCGGGCGGGCACGCTCGTCGCCTCCCAGCCCGCTCTCACCCTCGGCGACGCCCTGACGAGCGTGGCGCTGGGATGGGCGCTGTTCGGGGAGCACATCGCCCTGGGCGTCCGACTGGTGCCCGAGGCG of the Streptomyces sp. NBC_01788 genome contains:
- a CDS encoding RpiB/LacA/LacB family sugar-phosphate isomerase, encoding MRISVSSDMAEPVARSLVALLRERGHEVVAHGALRPGDDPQWAACSAAAARDVAEGRSDQAVVCCWTGTGASIAANKVPGVRAALCTDAYTADGARRWNDANVLALGLRLTSEPLLKEILDAWFTAAPSEDAEDRENVARVGRLDLRRDETRGDRP
- a CDS encoding DMT family transporter, with the translated sequence MNALTIVLALFAACANAAASVLMRRAATEAPDGGGDGARRPSGTAGDTPEDRRGEGGRGGPATRMTDGGNGPAAVRSPHAAKVRRRRIWLGGAAMLAVSAVLQAAALAVGSLSLVQPLLATELLFTLAMGSIVFRRRPARITWLSFLALAAGLAVFLAAAAPSAGRATAEGARWIPVGVAVVCLVLLLIGVARLVKGPPRAAVLGLASAVLFAATAALLKEVTGLYQQGLATLATHWTPYATAITGLAAFGLLQCALRAGTLVASQPALTLGDALTSVALGWALFGEHIALGVRLVPEAVGIGLLAAGTVGLSRSPAVSGKWDAEPAVGAASGPGKAQAEHP
- a CDS encoding SDR family NAD(P)-dependent oxidoreductase, which translates into the protein MSHAPSRVRSGSGTPVEAPAAPSAAPGRTGGAAAPGGGALVTGASSGIGAAVARRLAAEGGWRLVLNGRDRTRLEEVARGTSALAYPADLSGQGAERRLADFALDSMGSVDLLVAGAGIGWAGPFSTMPQPAIDEVFDVNVLATLRLVRLLLPQMIRQGTGRVVIIGSLAGTVGVRDEAVYSAAKAALGAFADAVRYELRGTGVGISHVVPGVVDTPFFDRRGVPYRRSRPRPVPASRVADAVWEAVSRGRDEVYVPGWTRLPGRVRGAAPGLYRRLAARFG
- a CDS encoding MGDG synthase family glycosyltransferase — protein: MSSESSVPPPLPAAEEPGTRRAPVRPALTSPPETRRLLVLSASMGSGHDTVAAELARRACAAGKEAQVVDVLALLPGGLGSGLRGFYRTVVREAPWVYAGIYDLFLAPGPRPRPSGTPLARLAGGRLLSLVGEWQPDVVVPVFHLAAQLTGHLRARGALRVPSAVVVVDFAAHRQWLHPGNDLHVCLTDESAGEVRRGTGRAAEAAGPVVAPEFFAAGPGTAVWRRRLERYGGGRPAVLVSAGAWGAGTRLADTARLLVAHGFLPVVLCGRNERLRRALSGVPGVLTPGWVTDMPELLHACAALVDNAAGQTAVQALAAGLPVVGHRPLPGHGAEGVRRMAALGVCDHAPGPDALLLSLTRLTAPGAPREERIAAGRALFRKDPLDLVVRATGASRPS
- a CDS encoding serine/threonine-protein kinase gives rise to the protein MRAGLRVLVAGRYRLQTVIGRGGMGEVWRGLDEVLGRPIAVKLLLNDGSDASAEARFRLEAQTSARLNHPHVVGTLDFGAWEDRCFLVMELIEGDSLAGELTAGGPLTPERLAQVAQHSAEGLAAAHAQGIVHRDVKPGNLLSDQQGSVRIADFGIARFVDDPSGALTTAGQIVGTGLYLAPERCIGTPASAASDMYSLGCVLYHLSVGSPPFEASTATALLYQHVDAAPVPPHQRGAALPPAFEAYLLSMLAKRPEERPTAQQAAEWFAGGAWRGVPEPLPPEQWGGGGGHGQHRGPSQRGTAPSHRRAAAAPAPARTGAASGGTAMDSGGWNTSVHRVPPRRPGVRSSLRRHFRVAALVGGAVLFVSAVLAGMSWF